The following proteins come from a genomic window of Micromonospora echinofusca:
- a CDS encoding ABC transporter permease, translating to MRLALVHARYQLLETVRIPVAVVGSAFFPAVAMLFFVVPFAGKDPVAATYATAAMVTFSVMSANVFQYGVGVAEDRDQPWNPYTRTLPAGPAPRFAGRVLAGLALTYLSLVPVVVIGATLTEARISAPAFLLALATVTVISVPFTLLGLAIGYSMPSKAAIVVAQVVFFPLAFGGGLLSAPDQAPGFVEAVAPFLPTRGAVELMWAATGDYPVDPLSMVMLGVWVVLLAVLAGWAYRRDEGRRFS from the coding sequence ATGCGCCTCGCCCTCGTCCACGCCCGCTACCAGCTCCTGGAGACGGTCCGCATCCCGGTCGCCGTCGTCGGCAGCGCCTTCTTCCCCGCCGTGGCGATGCTCTTCTTCGTGGTGCCGTTCGCCGGGAAGGACCCGGTCGCCGCCACGTACGCCACCGCCGCCATGGTCACTTTCTCGGTGATGAGCGCGAACGTCTTCCAGTACGGCGTCGGGGTCGCCGAGGACCGCGACCAGCCCTGGAACCCGTACACCCGCACCCTGCCGGCGGGCCCCGCGCCGCGCTTCGCCGGGCGGGTGCTGGCCGGGCTGGCGCTCACCTACCTCTCCCTGGTCCCGGTGGTGGTGATCGGGGCCACGCTCACCGAGGCGCGGATCAGCGCACCCGCGTTCCTGCTGGCCCTGGCGACCGTCACGGTGATCTCGGTGCCGTTCACGCTGCTGGGGCTCGCCATCGGCTACTCGATGCCGAGCAAGGCGGCGATCGTGGTGGCGCAGGTCGTCTTCTTCCCCCTCGCCTTCGGGGGCGGCCTGCTCTCCGCCCCGGACCAGGCGCCCGGGTTCGTCGAGGCCGTCGCGCCGTTCCTGCCGACCCGGGGCGCGGTGGAGCTGATGTGGGCGGCGACCGGCGACTACCCGGTCGACCCGCTGTCGATGGTCATGCTCGGGGTCTGGGTGGTGCTGCTGGCGGTGCTGGCCGGGTGGGCGTACCGGCGCGACGAGGGTCGACGGTTCAGCTGA
- a CDS encoding MFS transporter yields the protein MSFMADGSRWSDVWLAAGARGTSMCGDFLAATALALALQAAGAGGLAVSGLLLAATLPLVVLAPLTGRLADRVDSRTLLVTAGLAQAGVCALLAFAEHPALIVGLVALLACGLAVTQPCLAALLPAMVRPADLPRASAISQTASTLGALAGPVLAGLLVGQFGTRVPLLIDAGSYLALVVAGLLLRTRRGGRRAAATPARGVEGAPAWRLRRDPLLLVVVLGTAAVITAVGGINVIEVFFIRETLGGTPTTYGLVGAAWMAGMLPGSWLCARLAHRLSDDAALVYGVLTTLGGICLTVIVAAAVPTAALLVPLWLVAGAANGGENVFANLLTARRVPEVSRGRAYALYGAAVQGGSMGGYLIGGALLALLAPRPLIAGAGVAGLLVVAAFVPVVVRSVRRARATGAPAGSGAPGHGGPVEGREEGPAADAGLATPAPAR from the coding sequence ATGTCCTTCATGGCTGACGGATCGCGCTGGTCCGACGTCTGGCTCGCCGCCGGCGCGCGCGGCACCTCGATGTGCGGCGACTTCCTCGCCGCCACCGCCCTGGCGCTCGCGCTCCAGGCCGCCGGGGCCGGCGGCCTCGCCGTCTCCGGACTGCTGCTGGCGGCCACCCTCCCGCTGGTGGTGCTCGCCCCGCTCACCGGACGGCTCGCCGACCGGGTGGACAGCCGTACGCTGCTGGTCACCGCCGGCCTGGCGCAGGCCGGCGTCTGCGCCCTGCTCGCCTTCGCCGAGCACCCGGCCCTGATCGTCGGGCTCGTCGCGCTGCTCGCCTGCGGGCTCGCCGTGACCCAGCCCTGCCTGGCGGCCCTGCTGCCGGCGATGGTGCGCCCCGCCGACCTGCCCCGGGCCAGCGCGATCAGCCAGACGGCCAGCACCCTGGGCGCGCTGGCCGGCCCGGTGCTCGCCGGGCTTCTGGTCGGGCAGTTCGGCACGCGCGTACCGCTGCTCATCGACGCTGGGAGCTACCTCGCGCTGGTGGTCGCGGGGCTGCTGCTGCGCACCCGCCGGGGCGGCCGACGGGCCGCCGCCACACCCGCGCGCGGGGTCGAGGGCGCCCCGGCGTGGCGGCTGCGTCGCGACCCGCTGCTGCTGGTCGTCGTCCTCGGCACGGCCGCGGTCATCACGGCCGTGGGCGGCATCAACGTGATCGAGGTCTTCTTCATCCGGGAGACCCTGGGCGGCACGCCCACCACGTACGGGTTGGTCGGTGCCGCCTGGATGGCGGGGATGCTGCCGGGCAGCTGGCTCTGCGCCCGGCTCGCCCACCGCCTCAGCGACGACGCCGCCCTGGTGTACGGGGTGCTGACGACGCTCGGTGGCATCTGCCTGACGGTGATCGTCGCCGCCGCCGTGCCCACGGCCGCGCTGCTGGTCCCGCTCTGGCTGGTCGCGGGCGCGGCGAACGGCGGGGAGAACGTCTTCGCCAACCTGCTCACCGCCCGGCGCGTGCCGGAGGTGTCGCGCGGCCGGGCGTACGCCCTCTACGGCGCGGCGGTGCAGGGCGGCTCGATGGGCGGCTACCTGATCGGGGGCGCCCTGCTGGCCCTGCTGGCGCCGCGCCCCCTGATCGCGGGCGCCGGCGTGGCCGGCCTGCTGGTGGTGGCGGCGTTCGTGCCGGTCGTCGTCCGGTCCGTCCGCCGTGCCCGGGCGACCGGCGCCCCAGCCGGATCGGGGGCACCCGGGCACGGCGGGCCGGTCGAGGGGCGGGAGGAGGGGCCGGCGGCGGATGCGGGGTTGGCCACTCCCGCCCCGGCCCGCTGA
- a CDS encoding ABC transporter ATP-binding protein, producing the protein MILARAEAVSRRYGDVLALDRVDLEVSAGELVGLLGPNGAGKSTLLNLLVGLRRPTAGRVELFGGDPRDPASRRQIGVTPQETGLPGTLRVGEVVDFVAAHHPDPVPRGELLDRFGLGELARRQTGGLSGGQRRRLAVALAFVGRPRLVLLDEPTTGLDVAARHTLWEAIRAFHDDGGTVLLSSHYLEEVEALARRVVVIGHGRVLADDTVDAIRGIVGVRRVSLVADELPALPGVVRTERVDGRTHLLTTDADELVRALVTAGVAFADLEVRPTSLEEAFLAITAAPGSEPGRPTAAVAGPPATA; encoded by the coding sequence GTGATCCTCGCCCGCGCCGAGGCGGTCAGCCGCCGCTACGGCGACGTGCTCGCCCTCGACCGGGTCGACCTGGAGGTCTCCGCCGGTGAGTTGGTCGGCCTGCTCGGCCCCAACGGGGCGGGCAAGAGCACCCTGCTGAACCTGCTCGTCGGGCTGCGCCGGCCCACCGCCGGCCGGGTCGAGCTGTTCGGCGGCGACCCGCGCGACCCGGCGAGCCGGCGGCAGATCGGGGTCACCCCGCAGGAGACGGGCCTGCCCGGCACGCTGCGGGTCGGCGAGGTCGTGGACTTCGTCGCCGCCCACCACCCCGACCCGGTCCCCCGGGGCGAGCTGCTCGACCGCTTCGGCCTGGGCGAGCTGGCCCGGCGGCAGACCGGCGGCCTCTCCGGCGGGCAACGCCGCCGGCTCGCGGTGGCGCTCGCCTTCGTCGGCCGGCCCCGGCTGGTGCTGCTCGACGAGCCGACCACCGGGCTGGACGTCGCGGCGCGGCACACCCTGTGGGAGGCGATCCGGGCGTTCCACGACGACGGCGGCACCGTGCTGCTGAGCAGCCACTACCTGGAGGAGGTCGAGGCGCTGGCCCGGCGGGTGGTGGTCATCGGGCACGGCCGGGTGCTGGCCGACGACACGGTCGACGCGATCCGGGGGATCGTCGGCGTACGCCGGGTCAGCCTGGTCGCCGACGAGCTGCCCGCGCTGCCCGGTGTGGTCCGCACCGAGCGGGTCGACGGGCGCACCCACCTGCTCACCACCGACGCCGACGAGCTGGTGCGGGCCCTGGTCACCGCCGGGGTCGCGTTCGCCGACCTGGAGGTACGCCCCACCTCGTTGGAGGAGGCGTTCCTCGCCATCACCGCCGCACCGGGCTCGGAACCCGGCCGTCCGACGGCCGCCGTGGCCGGCCCGCCGGCCACCGCCTGA
- a CDS encoding winged helix-turn-helix domain-containing protein has protein sequence MTEARPEQRRMTVSDPQVMRALAHPARIAIMEHLGVVEGGATATECAEVAGLSPSATSYHLRALAKSGLVEQAPSRGDARERLWRTVGRSLMVDAGRSAGPDARAAEEALVEAHAARDMQRTRDWLRRAGDEPAEWYDVALFSDTLLLLTADELAGLNEAVSALFEPYRQRNRQADPPAGARTVAVQYRTVPLA, from the coding sequence ATGACGGAGGCGCGTCCCGAACAGCGCCGGATGACGGTCAGCGACCCGCAGGTGATGCGGGCGCTGGCCCATCCGGCCCGAATCGCGATCATGGAACACCTGGGCGTGGTGGAGGGCGGCGCGACCGCCACCGAGTGCGCGGAGGTCGCCGGGCTGTCGCCGAGCGCGACCAGCTACCACCTCCGGGCGCTGGCGAAGTCGGGCCTGGTGGAGCAGGCGCCGAGCCGGGGGGACGCGCGCGAGCGGCTGTGGCGCACGGTCGGCCGGAGCCTGATGGTCGACGCGGGTCGCTCCGCCGGCCCCGATGCGCGCGCCGCCGAGGAAGCGCTGGTGGAGGCACACGCGGCCCGCGACATGCAGCGGACGCGGGACTGGTTGCGCCGCGCCGGTGACGAGCCCGCCGAGTGGTACGACGTCGCGTTGTTCAGCGACACCCTGCTGCTGCTCACCGCCGACGAACTGGCCGGGCTGAACGAGGCGGTCAGCGCGTTGTTCGAGCCGTACCGGCAGCGCAACCGGCAGGCCGATCCGCCGGCCGGGGCGCGCACGGTGGCGGTGCAGTACCGGACGGTGCCGCTGGCGTAG
- a CDS encoding HelD family protein: MTALDLDLDADLAAERQHLATSRAALAQMRQRAEALFSTGDQVAGDAYAAETLGRTLARRVAELADDPTTPLFFGRLDFGPATGAPPADDDRPGDPDDGTDGWHADHAGRRYHVGRRHVTDDRGEPLVLDWRAPVSRSFYRASARDPQGVAVRRRFGFSNGTLTSFEDERLDRGEELGTASRILTAEIERPRVGPMRDIVATIQPEQDELVRADLADSICVQGAPGTGKTAVGLHRAAYLLYLHRERLRRSGVLIVGPNRTFLSYIAAVLPALGEVEVEQATVEDLVARVPVRAVDDPAVAAVKHDARMAEVLRRAVDAYIGEPAEPIMVSDGSFRWRIGLDPLHRVVEETRRERLPYATGRERVRARVVALLQRQAEARRAESPSDAWLRRMGKATPVTAFLDAVWPALTPEGLVHALLGDPQRLAAAADGLLDAEEQARLRGLATPAGAADPTAVGATEPARASARRPAPAGTKLGRTPKATKWTAADAVLIDEAAGLIERPGGFGHVVVDEAQDLSPMQCRVIARRSEHGSITLLGDLAQGTAPWAAADWRDSLRHLGKPDAVVVPLTVGFRVPAAVVAFANRLLPALAVDVPPAESLRRDGALDVRTVDDLAAATVAEVRAALAFDGSVAVIAADDAVGDLRAALDAAGVDTATVDEPAATARVTVVPATLVKGLEYDHVIVVEPAAIVAAEPRGLHRLYVVLTRAVSRLAVLHARPLPAPLG; this comes from the coding sequence GTGACCGCACTCGACCTCGACCTCGATGCCGACCTCGCCGCCGAGCGCCAGCACCTCGCCACCTCCCGGGCGGCCCTGGCCCAGATGCGGCAACGCGCCGAGGCCCTCTTCTCCACCGGCGACCAGGTGGCCGGCGACGCGTACGCGGCCGAGACGCTCGGGCGCACCCTGGCCCGCCGGGTCGCCGAACTCGCCGACGACCCCACCACGCCGCTCTTCTTCGGACGCCTCGACTTCGGCCCGGCGACCGGCGCCCCACCCGCCGACGACGACCGCCCCGGGGACCCCGACGACGGAACCGACGGGTGGCACGCGGACCACGCCGGACGGCGCTACCACGTCGGCCGGCGGCACGTCACCGACGACCGGGGCGAGCCGCTGGTGCTGGACTGGCGGGCGCCGGTCTCCCGGTCGTTCTACCGGGCGAGCGCCCGCGACCCGCAGGGCGTGGCGGTACGGCGCCGCTTCGGGTTCAGCAACGGGACGCTGACCAGTTTCGAGGACGAGCGCCTCGACCGGGGTGAGGAACTGGGCACGGCCAGCCGCATCCTGACCGCCGAGATCGAACGGCCGCGCGTCGGACCGATGCGCGACATCGTGGCCACCATCCAGCCGGAGCAGGACGAGCTGGTCCGGGCCGACCTAGCCGACTCCATCTGCGTGCAGGGCGCCCCGGGCACCGGCAAGACGGCCGTCGGCCTGCACCGGGCCGCGTACCTGCTCTACCTGCACCGGGAACGGCTGCGCCGCTCCGGCGTGCTGATCGTGGGGCCGAACCGCACCTTCCTGTCGTACATCGCGGCGGTGCTGCCGGCGCTCGGCGAGGTGGAGGTCGAACAGGCCACGGTGGAGGACCTGGTCGCCCGGGTGCCGGTGCGGGCCGTCGACGACCCGGCGGTGGCCGCGGTCAAGCACGACGCCCGGATGGCCGAGGTGCTGCGCCGGGCGGTCGACGCGTACATCGGCGAGCCGGCCGAGCCGATCATGGTGTCGGACGGCTCGTTCCGCTGGCGCATCGGGCTGGACCCGCTGCACCGGGTCGTCGAGGAGACCCGCCGGGAGCGGCTGCCGTACGCCACGGGCCGCGAGCGCGTCCGGGCCAGAGTGGTGGCGCTGCTGCAACGGCAGGCCGAGGCGCGGCGCGCCGAGTCCCCGAGCGACGCCTGGCTGCGCCGGATGGGCAAGGCCACCCCGGTCACCGCCTTCCTCGACGCGGTCTGGCCGGCGCTCACCCCGGAAGGGCTGGTGCACGCCCTGCTCGGCGACCCGCAGCGGCTCGCCGCCGCGGCGGACGGGCTGCTCGACGCCGAGGAGCAGGCGCGGCTGCGCGGGCTCGCCACCCCGGCCGGCGCGGCCGACCCGACGGCGGTCGGCGCCACGGAACCGGCGCGCGCGTCGGCGCGACGCCCCGCCCCGGCCGGCACGAAGCTCGGGCGTACGCCGAAGGCCACGAAGTGGACGGCGGCCGACGCCGTGCTGATCGACGAGGCGGCCGGGCTCATCGAGCGGCCGGGCGGCTTCGGGCACGTCGTCGTCGACGAGGCGCAGGACCTGTCCCCGATGCAGTGCCGCGTGATCGCCCGGCGCAGCGAACACGGGTCGATCACCCTCCTCGGCGACCTGGCCCAGGGCACCGCCCCGTGGGCCGCCGCCGACTGGCGGGATTCCCTGCGCCACCTCGGCAAGCCGGACGCCGTCGTGGTGCCGCTGACGGTCGGCTTCCGGGTGCCCGCCGCCGTCGTCGCTTTCGCCAACCGGCTGCTGCCGGCTCTCGCCGTCGACGTGCCCCCGGCCGAGTCGCTGCGCCGCGACGGCGCGCTCGACGTGCGTACCGTCGACGACCTGGCCGCCGCGACGGTGGCCGAGGTGCGCGCGGCGCTGGCGTTCGACGGCTCGGTGGCGGTGATCGCCGCCGACGACGCGGTCGGCGACCTGCGGGCGGCGCTGGACGCCGCCGGCGTCGACACCGCGACCGTCGACGAGCCGGCCGCCACGGCGCGCGTCACGGTCGTGCCCGCGACCCTGGTCAAGGGCCTGGAGTACGACCACGTCATCGTCGTCGAGCCGGCGGCGATCGTGGCCGCCGAACCGCGCGGCCTGCACCGGCTCTACGTGGTGCTCACCCGGGCGGTCTCCCGGCTCGCCGTGCTGCACGCCCGGCCGCTGCCCGCGCCGCTCGGGTGA